The following nucleotide sequence is from Chromobacterium rhizoryzae.
GGCCTTGCATCGGGATGTCGACAAGATCGCCTTCACCGGTTCGGTGGAAGTGGGCAAGCTGATGCTGGGCTACGCGGGCCAGTCCAATATGAAGCAACTGTCCTTGGAGTGCGGCGGCAAGTCCCCCCATGTGATTCTGGCCGATGTCCAGGACCTGGAGGCCGCCGCGCGCTGGGCGGCCATGGGCGTATTCGGCAATCAAGGCCAGGTATGCTGCGCCGGCTCCCGCCTGTTGGTGGAGCAAAGCATTCTTCCTGATTTCCTCGACGCCTTCCTAAGCGCCGCGCGCAGCCATCACCTCCCGGGAGACCCGCTGGACCCGGCCACCAGCATGGGCCCGCTGGTGAGCCGCGGTCAGCAGCGGCGCGTGCTGGATTACATCGCGCTGGGCCGGCAAGCCGGCGCGCAATGCCTGTTGGGCGGCGACGCTCCGCGCCACCTGGAACACGGCGCCTACGTCAACCCCACGGTGTTCGCCGGCGTGGACAACGGCATGCGCATCGCGCGGGAAGAGATCTTTGGCCCGGTGGCCTGCGTGATGCCGGTATCCGGCTTGGACCAGGCCATCGCCATCGCCAATGACAGCCGCTTTGGCCTGGCGGCGGGCATCTGGACCCAAAACCTCAACCACGCGCATCGCTTCGCGCGCGAGGTCGAAGCCGGCATGGTCTACGTCAACAGCTATATGGACGGCGATATGCAACTGCCGTTCGGCGGCTGGAAAGAGTCCGGCAATGGCCGCGACAAATGCTTTGACGCGTTGCTGGCCTACACCCAGACCAAGGGGGTGTGGATGACGCTGAATCAGGAGCAGTAGGACAGCAGAACGCCGGCCATCGAAACCAACCGGCGCCGCATCGTAAAACCGAGGAGAGAACATCATGAGCAGCACGGCCAATCGCCATCCCACCGGCCATCTCTTGTACCCCTTCGCCAATGCCAGCCATATTGCCGCGCATCCGCCGTTGCGGATCGATCGCGCTTCGGGTTGCCATGTCTTCGATCAAACCGGGAAACGCTATCTTGATGGGCAAGGCGGCTTGTGGAATGTGAACGTCGGGCACGACCATCCGGAAATCAAGGAGGCGATCACCCAACAATTGAACCAGCTGGGTTTTTATTCGATTTTTGGCGGCACCACCACGCAGCCGGCCCTGGCGCTGGCCGAACGCTTATGCCGGATGACGGAGCCGGAAGGCATGAGCGCCGCCTTTTTCTCCTCCGGCGGCTCGGAAGCCAATGAGGCGGCGTTTAAACTGGCCCGCCAGTACTGGCGGCAAAGCGGCGAGCCGGAGCGCCATAAAATCATCTCGCTGAAGCAGGCTTACCACGG
It contains:
- a CDS encoding aldehyde dehydrogenase, with protein sequence MSAEPLSAADWRALAKESPLELGLFIDGDFRQARSGRRFASVNPSNDQILAELPSADGQDVDLAVNSARRAFQSGAWSRRPPRERMAVLNRLADLIEQHQRTFALLDCLDMGKPISEMLTVDLPLSVQCLRFTAESIDKVQGTVGATAHHIHSFVLRQPLGVVACVVPWNYPLLMSCWKIAPALAAGNSVVLKPAEESPLSALWLAKLFIEAGGPPGAFNVLTGDGPGCGRPLALHRDVDKIAFTGSVEVGKLMLGYAGQSNMKQLSLECGGKSPHVILADVQDLEAAARWAAMGVFGNQGQVCCAGSRLLVEQSILPDFLDAFLSAARSHHLPGDPLDPATSMGPLVSRGQQRRVLDYIALGRQAGAQCLLGGDAPRHLEHGAYVNPTVFAGVDNGMRIAREEIFGPVACVMPVSGLDQAIAIANDSRFGLAAGIWTQNLNHAHRFAREVEAGMVYVNSYMDGDMQLPFGGWKESGNGRDKCFDALLAYTQTKGVWMTLNQEQ